Part of the Propionispora vibrioides genome, GATATCGGGGCCATTATGAAGCGCATCGGGGTCCGTTATGTGGCCTGGTATAATCGCAAATATTACCGGTGTGGCCATTTGTTTCAGGACCGGTTTCAGAGTGAGCCGGTGGAGACCGACAGTTATTTGTTGACGGTGCTGCGCTATATCCATCAGAATCCGGTCAGGGCCGGCTTGATCCAAAGCCTGTCCGAGGGATGGAGCAGCAGCTATAGTGCCTATTTTGAGGCCAATTCACTGGTTGATTCTTCTTACATATTGAAAATGTTTTCGTCTGACGACGAGGATGCGCGCCGGCAGTTCAACCGGTTTATGCAGGTGGCTGACGACGCTGTGCCTAACCTGGTGTATAAAGAACCGGTCCTGCTGCGGGACGAAGAGGCGCGGGTCCTAATCCAGCAATTGACAAATATCAGGACGCCGCTGGAGCTCCAGACGATGAAAAAGCCGGACCGGGATGAAGTGCTAAGAAAAATAAAGCAAATCGAAGGCCTATCCACCCGGCAGATTGCCAGGCTTACCGGCATCAGCCAAAGCGTGATTGCCAGGGCGTAGAGCAAATAAAAAGAGGCAAGGGAATGCGAAATTTAAACCGCAGGGTCCTTTGCTTCTTTATTTATACCGGTTTTTTTACTATTGTTAAAATCACTGCAACCTGCTTGGCAACAAATCCGGGGCTTTAGCCGATTTTTTTAGTGCTCTGGTGTCCCTGTTCTTTCAGGTGTTTGCCTTTTTCATAGAGGGTATATTCATCGGGAGTTGCCGGTTCGATGGTGATGCCGTGCGGAATGGGTTTGCCGTCGATGACATGGATGAAGGTGAGAAATCCTTCGACGACGAATTCATCGGTCTGGCTGAACACGACGCGTACATAAGCCACCAGGCTGGTCCGGCCGGCGTAGACGATGCGGGTTTCGAATTTCAGCAGACTGCCCTTTTTTACCGGCCGGGTAAAGATCATGCCGTGGATATTCAGGCAGACGGTGTGTTCCGGCTGGGTCAGGCTGGCGGCGGCGATAAACCCTGCCTCTACCAGCCATTCGGCGCCCCGGCCGGCAAATAAGGTATCATGATGGTTCAGATCGGCGCCTTTTACCATATGATGAATGATGATTGGTTTGATTTGCATAAGAATCTCCTCACTTTCAGACAGTGGCAGTCCAAAGTGTATACAACATTCAGTATACACGGAGAGGCTGAAACGTCTTTGACATATTGGTTTGTTTTCAAGTAGAATTATAGCAAAGCTGGATATATATGAAAAATACTTATTTTATCTGTTATATATTCGTATTTCGAATGGATGGGGGGCGGCGGGATGGAATTTCGCCAATTGAAATACTTTCTGACGGTTGCCGAGGAAGGGCAGATCACCAAGGCGGCCGAGCGGCTGCATATTACCCAGCCACCGCTTAGTCAGCAATTAATTTTGCTGGAACGGGAGCTGGGAGTCAAGCTGCTGGAGCGCAACCGTAAACAGGTTACGCTGACCGAGGCCGGCCATGTTTTGCATAAGCGGGCGGAACAGATGCTGGAACTCATGCGGGTTACGACAGACGAAATCAGGGAAGTCGCCGAAGGGGTGAACGGCAAGCTGACTATCGGAACCATCACCTCGTCAGGCCGTTCCATTTTGCCGGAGCATATTCAGGAGTTTCACAAGCTGTATCCCAAAGTGTCCTTTGACTTGCGGCAGGGAGAGACACACAGCATTCTGGAGTTGCTCCAGGCAGGTATTATTGAGTTGGGGATTGTGCGGTTTCCCTTTGATTTTACCCTTTATGATTTTATCGCACTGCCCGAGGAGCCGATGGTGGCGGTGGCCAAGCCGCCGGTCTTTGGTGAAAGCCGTGGTGGCAGTGTGCGACTGGATGAACTGCGGAGCGAGGCACTGCTTATTCATCGCCGCCATGAGAATATTATTTTGGAGTATTGCCATCAGATGGGGTTTGAACCGGATATCCTTTGTACCAGCGACGACATTACGCCACTCCTGATCTGGGCCAGGCTGGGGCTTGGCATTGCCATTGTACCTCAATCGTCGGTACATATCTTTGTCGGTTCGGCGCTGTGTGTCAGGCAGATTACCAGCCCGCTGATTACCACGACCCGGGCGGTTATCTGGCATAAGAAACGGGTTCTCTCGCCGGTGGCCGCCCGCTTTGTCGAGATGTTCCGGGAACCAGACGAGAAAACCTGAGCCGGCTTTATTTTTACCTGTTCTCCGGTATATAATGGAAAAGACGATGGTTCGCAATTAAATAGCAGGAGGGGATGAAATGGCTATAAACGAGTATGAACAAGAACTGGCCATATTGGAACAGGAGGAAGGGGAGATTCAATTTTCCGCCTTTACTTCCGAGATGGCATTGACCGTAGGAATGATGCTGTACGAAGAGGTAAAACGCCGGGGCAAAGCGGTGGTCATTCACATTGCCCGTAATCAGCAGTGTCTGTTTCATCTGGCGATGGAAGGTACTGCGATTGATAATGCCGACTGGGTACGGCGCAAAAGCAACGTGGTTCACCACTTTGGCAAAAGCTCTTATCATGTGGGAACCAAGCTGCGTCAACAAGGGAAGACACTGGAAAATAAATACGGATTTGCCTTGCGGGACTATGCCGATCATGGCGGGGCGTTTCCCTTGATTATTAAAGATGTCGGCCCGGTAGGAACGATTGCCGTATCCGGGTTGCCGCAAAAGGAAGACCATGAACTGGTGGTTAGCGTTCTAAGAAATTACCTGGCCGAACTGAACGGGGTAGCAACACGAGTATAGTTGATAGGGCAGACAAATAGACAGTTAGCTTATAGTCGGATGAATTGAGGAATTAGCGTGCTAAACAAGATCCTTGTCCAAATGTTAATTTATATTAATATGATAATGCTTTTTGCGTCTGCTCCTGTTTTGGCGGCGAATGATTTGGATAAA contains:
- a CDS encoding transposase — translated: MARQARQKSSSGIYHILLRGINRQIIFEDDEDKEKFLECVSFYKAGCHYEVYGYCLMDNHIHLVIKENGTDIGAIMKRIGVRYVAWYNRKYYRCGHLFQDRFQSEPVETDSYLLTVLRYIHQNPVRAGLIQSLSEGWSSSYSAYFEANSLVDSSYILKMFSSDDEDARRQFNRFMQVADDAVPNLVYKEPVLLRDEEARVLIQQLTNIRTPLELQTMKKPDRDEVLRKIKQIEGLSTRQIARLTGISQSVIARA
- a CDS encoding acyl-CoA thioesterase, whose amino-acid sequence is MQIKPIIIHHMVKGADLNHHDTLFAGRGAEWLVEAGFIAAASLTQPEHTVCLNIHGMIFTRPVKKGSLLKFETRIVYAGRTSLVAYVRVVFSQTDEFVVEGFLTFIHVIDGKPIPHGITIEPATPDEYTLYEKGKHLKEQGHQSTKKIG
- a CDS encoding LysR family transcriptional regulator produces the protein MEFRQLKYFLTVAEEGQITKAAERLHITQPPLSQQLILLERELGVKLLERNRKQVTLTEAGHVLHKRAEQMLELMRVTTDEIREVAEGVNGKLTIGTITSSGRSILPEHIQEFHKLYPKVSFDLRQGETHSILELLQAGIIELGIVRFPFDFTLYDFIALPEEPMVAVAKPPVFGESRGGSVRLDELRSEALLIHRRHENIILEYCHQMGFEPDILCTSDDITPLLIWARLGLGIAIVPQSSVHIFVGSALCVRQITSPLITTTRAVIWHKKRVLSPVAARFVEMFREPDEKT
- a CDS encoding heme-degrading domain-containing protein; this encodes MAINEYEQELAILEQEEGEIQFSAFTSEMALTVGMMLYEEVKRRGKAVVIHIARNQQCLFHLAMEGTAIDNADWVRRKSNVVHHFGKSSYHVGTKLRQQGKTLENKYGFALRDYADHGGAFPLIIKDVGPVGTIAVSGLPQKEDHELVVSVLRNYLAELNGVATRV